The proteins below come from a single Argentina anserina chromosome 1, drPotAnse1.1, whole genome shotgun sequence genomic window:
- the LOC126781933 gene encoding ankyrin repeat-containing protein At5g02620-like: MERQSSFRTRKMEKQVSFNGAIDKQSSFRGAMEKQKSFRGLMEKQKSFRIVMEKQLSFIGGGSSERRKNKESPGKRGDSQLHMAARAGNLASVKEIVGNCNTSTSSSDAIDLLMSKTNQEGETPLYASAENGHAAVVREMLKHMDLQSASIAAKNGYDPFHIAVRQGHLEVLKELLQVFPNLAMTTDLSNSTALHTAATQGHIEIVNLLLETDSNLAKIARNNGKTVLHSAARMGHLEVVKSLLGKDPTAAFRTDLKGQTAVHMAVKGQNEEIVLELIKPDPSVLAVEDNKGNTALHIATRKGRLENVRCLLSIEGININAINKGGETPFDIAEKFGSSELVSVLKEAGAINSGKPSNPAKQLKQTVSDIKHDVQSQLRQTRQTGARVQKIAKKLKKLHITGLNNAINSATLVAVLIATVAFAAIFTIPGQYVEVDTPGYTLGQAHIARDAAFIIFFVFDSLALFISLAVVVVQTSVVVIEQKAKKQLVFVINKLMWLACLFISVAFISLTFVVVGSQSRWLAVYATVIGSTIMLTTIGSMCYCVFLHRMEESKLRNIRKAESRSRSFSISVASDHEILNSEYKRMYAL; encoded by the exons ATGGAGAGACAAAGCAGTTTTCGGACTAGAAAGATGGAAAAGCAAGTGAGTTTCAATGGGGCAATCGACAAACAGTCTAGTTTTCGTGGTGCAATGGAAAAACAGAAGAGTTTTCGCGGGCTTATGGAGAAGCAGAAGAGTTTTCGAATAGTAATGGAGAAACAGCTGAGCTTCATTGGGGGCGGTAGCAGTGAAAGGAGGAAGAACAAGGAGTCACCTGGTAAAAGAGGTGACTCCCAACTCCATATGGCGGCTCGAGCAGGGAATTTAGCTAGTGTGAAAGAGATTGTTGGCAACTGTAACACTAGTACTAGTAGTAGTGACGCTATTGATTTATTGATGTCAAAGACAAATCAGGAGGGAGAGACTCCCTTGTATGCCTCTGCGGAGAATGGTCATGCCGCTGTTGTCAGGGAAATGTTGAAACATATGGACCTTCAATCTGCATCTATTGCAGCCAAAAATGGATATGATCCATTCCACATTGCTGTAAGACAGGGTCATCTTG AGGTGCTGAAAGAACTTCTGCAAGTGTTTCCCAACTTGGCTATGACCACAGACCTATCAAATTCGACTGCCTTGCACACAGCTGCTACGCAAGGGCACATTGAGATTGTAAATCTACTTCTGGAAACAGACTCAAATCTTGCTAAGATAGCCCGCAACAACGGTAAGACTGTGCTTCATTCAGCAGCAAGGATGGGGCACTTGGAAGTTGTCAAATCCCTACTTGGCAAGGATCCAACTGCTGCTTTTAGAACAGACCTAAAAGGCCAAACTGCGGTCCACATGGCTGTGAAAGGCCAGAATGAGGAGATTGTGCTGGAGTTGATAAAACCTGACCCTTCTGTTTTGGCTGTGGAAGATAACAAGGGAAACACAGCACTGCATATTGCTACACGGAAGGGTCGTCTTGAG AATGTACGCTGTTTGTTGTCCATTGAGGGAATCAATATCAACGCAATTAACAAGGGTGGGGAGACTCCATTTGATATAGCAGAGAAGTTTGGAAGTTCTGAACTTGTGTCAGTGTTGAAGGAAGCAGGTGCCATAAATTCTGGAAAACCTTCAAATCCAGCTAAGCAGCTGAAGCAGACTGTGAGTGACATAAAGCACGATGTCCAGTCCCAACTCCGGCAGACACGTCAAACTGGTGCCAGAGTCCAGAAAATtgcaaagaaattgaagaagcTCCACATAACTGGCCTCAACAATGCTATAAACTCCGCCACTCTAGTTGCTGTGCTCATTGCCACCGTTGCTTTTGCGGCCATCTTCACCATTCCGGGGCAGTATGTAGAAGTTGATACACCGGGGTATACACTTGGTCAAGCACACATAGCAAGAGATGCTgctttcatcatcttcttcgtgTTTGACAGCCTGGCACTGTTCATCTCCCTTGCTGTGGTGGTAGTGCAGACATCTGTGGTTGTGATCGAACAGAAGGCAAAAAAGCAGCTTGTTTTTGTGATAAACAAGCTCATGTGGCTGGCTTGCCTCTTCATTTCTGTTGCTTTTATTTCTCTGACTTTTGTGGTGGTGGGTTCACAGTCAAGGTGGCTTGCTGTGTATGCAACTGTTATAGGCAGTACGATCATGCTCACTACTATTGGCTCCATGTGCTACTGTGTCTTCCTACACAGGATGGAAGAGTCCAAATTGAGGAACATTCGTAAAGCTGAGAGCAGGTCCCGTTCCTTCTCCATATCTGTGGCATCGGATCATGAGATTTTGAATAGTGAGTATAAGAGGATGTATGCATTGTAA
- the LOC126794151 gene encoding polygalacturonase-like — MGIINHCGGLLLISFFFMMSLFGLTNAAATYNVMKYGAKADGKSDSTQAFVKTWAAACGSAKTATMYVPKGRFLLKAAVFRGPCKSKMNVQIYGTLIAPTDYWALGNSGYWILFIKVNRLAVFGGTLDAKGAGFWACRKSGKSCPVGARSITFNWANDVVISGLVSINSQLSHLVINSCNNVLVKNVKLVAPDESPNTDGIHVQTSTGVTITGATLQTGDDCVSIGPGTKNLHMSNIKCGPGHGVSIGSLGKEGNEPGVQNVTLTNAVLSGSDNGVRIKSWARPSTGFVTNILFQNIKMRNVKNPIIVDQNYCPSNQGCPNQSSGVKISQVTYKNIQGTSRSAEAVTFDCSSSNPCRAIRLHDIKLTYMNKIATSSCNNIAGTSTGVLMPQSCLSTRT; from the exons ATGGGAATCATCAATCACTGCGGAGGCCTATTACtcatctctttcttcttcatgaTGTCCTTGTTTGGGTTAACGAATGCAGCAGCGACTTATAACgtgatgaaatatggtgcaAAAGCAGACGGCAAATCAGACTCAACCCAAGCGTTTGTCAAGACATGGGCAGCAGCATGTGGCTCTGCTAAGACAGCCACCATGTACGTCCCCAAAGGAAGGTTCTTGCTAAAAGCTGCGGTGTTCAGAGGCCCTTGCAAGAGTAAAATGAACGTTCAGATATACGGAACCCTGATCGCCCCTACTGATTATTGGGCACTTGGAAACTCCGGCTACTGGATCTTATTCATTAAGGTCAATAGACTTGCAGTTTTCGGTGGTACATTGGACGCCAAGGGAGCTGGCTTTTGGGCTTGCAGGAAATCCGGAAAGAGCTGCCCTGTAGGAGCTAGG TCGATAACGTTCAATTGGGCAAACGACGTCGTGATAAGTGGTTTAGTATCCATCAACAGTCAGCTAAGTCATCTTGTGATCAACAGCTGCAACAATGTGCTGGTCAAAAACGTAAAGCTGGTTGCTCCGGATGAGAGCCCCAACACGGATGGCATTCATGTGCAGACCTCAACTGGTGTTACTATCACCGGGGCAACATTGCAAACCGGCGACGACTGTGTATCAATTGGTCCCGGGACCAAAAACCTCCACATGAGTAACATCAAATGCGGCCCTGGGCACGGCGTCAG CATTGGCAGTTTAGGCAAGGAAGGGAACGAACCCGGGGTCCAGAATGTCACGTTGACCAATGCAGTTTTATCCGGATCGGATAATGGAGTTCGAATAAAGTCATGGGCTAGGCCCAGCACTGGGTTTGTGACCAACATTCTCTTCCAGAACATCAAGATGAGAAATGTTAAGAACCCCATCATCGTCGATCAGAACTATTGCCCAAGTAACCAAGGCTGCCCGAACCAG AGTTCTGGTGTGAAGATTAGTCAAGTAACATACAAGAATATACAAGGAACTTCGAGATCGGCGGAGGCAGTAACATTTGATTGCAGCTCAAGTAATCCGTGCAGAGCGATTAGGTTGCATGACATCAAGCTTACATACATGAATAAGATAGCGACATCTTCATGCAACAACATTGCTGGAACCAGCACCGGAGTACTCATGCCCCAGAGTTGCCTGAGTACGCGTACGTAG
- the LOC126805119 gene encoding LOW QUALITY PROTEIN: probable thiol methyltransferase 2 (The sequence of the model RefSeq protein was modified relative to this genomic sequence to represent the inferred CDS: deleted 2 bases in 1 codon), whose translation MFPHFSPSLIRRNCNLNLKLNLLPLIPRLRHLGANQLRMMMTEKREQGEPEAENHKPVPAPALAVTKLQQLLHADASGDGGGGNWDKCWEEGVIPWDLGRPTPVISHLHKSGDLPKGRALVPGCGTGYDVVEIACPQRHVTGLDISDNAINKALQMFSSLPNAMHFTFLKGDFFTWHPTELFDLIFDYTFFCAIEPDMRSAWAQKMRDILKPDGELITLMFPMDDHAGGPPYKVSVSDYEEVLHLMGFTAISILDNDLAVRPRKGREKLGRWKRSAIRCSL comes from the exons ATGTTCCCTCATTTTTCTCCATCATTAATCAGGAGGAATTGCAATCtcaatctcaaactcaatCTGCTGCCTTTGATTCCAAGACTCCGCCACCTTGGTGCGAACCAactgaggatgatgatgacggAGAAGAGAGAGCAAGGAGAGCCGGAGGCCGAGAACCATAAACCTGTTCCTGCTCCTGCTCTTGCTGTTACTAAGCTCCAGCAACTGTTGCACGCAGACGCTTCAG GTgacggtggtggtggtaattGGGACAAGTGCTGGGAGGAAGGTGTGATCCCTTGGGATTTAGGACGGCCAACGCCTGTTATTTCTCATCTTCACAAGTCGGGAGACCTTCCCAAGGGCAGGGCTCTTGTCCCTGGATGTGGCACT GGTTATGATGTTGTAGAGATTGCATGCCCCCAACGCCATGTTACTGGTTTAGACATTTCAGACAATGCCATTAACAAGGCACTCCAG ATGTTTTCCTCACTACCCAATGCAATGCATTTTACCTTCTTAAAAGGGGAT TTTTTTACCTGGCATCCAACTGAGTTGTTTGATCTCATATTCGATTATAC GTTCTTCTGTGCTATTGAACCAGACATGAGATCAGCATGGGCACAAAAGATGAGGGATATCTTAAAACCAGATGGAGAGCTCATAACACTTATGTTTCCC ATGGATGATCATGCTGGTGGACCCCCATACAAAGTGTCAGTTTCAGA CTATGAAGAGGTGTTGCATCTCATGGGCTTTACAGCAATCTCCATCTTGGATAATGATCTAGCTGTTCGACCTCGCAAG GGGCGAGAGAAGCTAGGAAGGTGGAAGAGGTCGGCAATCAGATGTTCTCTTTGA